A region of Carnobacterium gallinarum DSM 4847 DNA encodes the following proteins:
- the rpmA gene encoding 50S ribosomal protein L27, with the protein MLKMNLQFFAHKKGGGSTTNGRDSNSKRLGAKRADGQTVTGGSILYRQRGTRIYPGVNVGIGGDDTLFAKVDGVVRFERKGRDKKQVSVYPAVAQ; encoded by the coding sequence ATGTTGAAAATGAATTTACAATTCTTCGCTCACAAAAAAGGGGGCGGATCTACAACTAACGGACGTGACTCTAACTCTAAACGCTTAGGCGCTAAAAGAGCTGACGGTCAAACAGTTACAGGTGGTTCGATTTTATACCGTCAACGCGGTACTAGAATTTATCCAGGTGTAAACGTTGGAATCGGTGGAGACGATACGCTTTTTGCTAAAGTAGATGGTGTAGTTCGCTTCGAACGTAAAGGTCGCGACAAAAAACAAGTATCTGTATACCCTGCAGTTGCTCAATAA
- a CDS encoding amino acid ABC transporter substrate-binding protein, with product MKKIMIGLATVGILLVTAACGNKDTTAKNETNGKDSYSQIEKSGKLVVGLDDTFAPMSYRDSNGKIVGFDVDLANAVGKKLNLKIEFQAIDWAMKETELNAGNIDLIWNGYTITKERQEKVNFSTPYLDNSQAIIVLKDSPIQTKADLKGKVVTAQESSSAVSAIEADKEVTVADFKGSEIIQYPSNNDVFNDLESKRSDAAVADEVLARYYIGLKGSEKYRILTDNYGTEEYGVGMRKADKQLKEKVDTALAELRADGTYDKAYQKWFGEKQ from the coding sequence ATGAAAAAAATCATGATTGGTTTAGCAACAGTAGGAATTCTTTTAGTAACAGCAGCTTGTGGTAATAAAGATACAACAGCTAAAAATGAAACAAATGGGAAAGATTCATATAGTCAGATCGAAAAGTCAGGTAAATTAGTTGTTGGATTAGATGATACATTTGCACCGATGAGTTATCGAGATAGTAATGGAAAAATTGTTGGGTTTGATGTTGATTTGGCGAATGCCGTTGGTAAGAAATTAAACTTAAAAATTGAATTTCAAGCAATTGATTGGGCAATGAAGGAAACTGAATTAAATGCAGGAAATATTGATTTGATTTGGAATGGTTATACGATTACAAAAGAACGTCAGGAGAAAGTTAATTTTTCAACTCCTTATTTAGATAATAGCCAAGCTATCATTGTTTTAAAAGATAGTCCAATTCAAACAAAAGCTGACTTAAAAGGTAAGGTTGTGACTGCTCAAGAATCTTCAAGTGCCGTGTCTGCCATTGAAGCTGATAAAGAAGTTACGGTAGCAGATTTTAAAGGAAGCGAAATTATTCAATATCCATCAAATAATGATGTATTTAATGATTTAGAATCAAAACGTAGTGATGCAGCTGTTGCAGATGAAGTTTTGGCTCGTTATTATATAGGGTTAAAAGGATCAGAAAAATATCGGATTCTGACAGATAATTACGGTACAGAAGAATATGGTGTGGGTATGAGAAAAGCGGATAAACAATTAAAGGAAAAGGTTGATACCGCGTTGGCAGAACTGAGAGCTGATGGAACCTATGATAAAGCTTATCAAAAATGGTTTGGTGAAAAGCAATAA
- the rplU gene encoding 50S ribosomal protein L21 translates to MYAIIKTGGKQVKVEVGQAIYVEKLNVEAGETVSFDEVILVGGEETKVGAPTIAGATVEGTVEKHGKQKKVTTYKYKPKKHTHRKQGHRQPYTKVVINAINA, encoded by the coding sequence ATGTACGCAATTATCAAAACTGGTGGAAAACAAGTTAAAGTTGAGGTAGGTCAAGCAATTTACGTTGAAAAATTAAACGTTGAAGCTGGCGAAACTGTAAGCTTTGATGAAGTAATCTTAGTAGGTGGCGAAGAAACAAAAGTTGGAGCACCAACAATCGCAGGAGCTACTGTTGAAGGTACTGTAGAAAAACATGGTAAACAAAAGAAAGTTACTACGTATAAATACAAACCTAAAAAACATACTCACCGTAAACAAGGTCATCGTCAACCTTATACAAAAGTTGTTATTAACGCAATTAACGCTTAA
- a CDS encoding class I SAM-dependent methyltransferase yields MSQKEIESLYTKLNTSVQLLQQEIDVSYLEALLETGENLLEGKTDNSEETLAIETVNRLNFLYQDVSLQDMEPEEIRKAFQLALLKGAKADQLQANHQMTPDAIGFIMSYLLEKIIPEETTELRVLDVAVGTANLLSTIYNSLMLKKIKVDAEGVDIDDLLLSLAAVGTALQRQTVRLTHQDVLQDLLIDPVDVVMGDLPVGYYPVDDRAKRFKTAAKEGHSYAHHLMIEQSIGYLKEGGLGVFLVPSQLFETEEASALTKFIQESSYLQGMLHLPKELFKTEHSRKSILLIQKKGATAKQAKQVLLAEIPDFKNQQAMLHFMNEVDTWKKENI; encoded by the coding sequence TTGTCGCAAAAAGAGATTGAAAGTTTGTATACTAAGCTAAATACCTCGGTTCAATTGTTACAGCAAGAAATTGATGTTTCGTATTTAGAAGCTCTTTTAGAAACAGGAGAAAATTTATTAGAGGGAAAAACTGATAATAGTGAAGAAACGTTAGCTATCGAAACGGTTAATCGCTTGAATTTTCTCTATCAAGATGTTTCCTTGCAAGATATGGAACCAGAAGAAATTCGGAAAGCATTTCAATTGGCGTTGTTAAAAGGAGCTAAGGCTGATCAATTACAAGCAAACCACCAAATGACGCCAGATGCTATTGGATTCATTATGAGCTATTTGCTTGAAAAAATCATTCCAGAAGAAACAACTGAACTTAGAGTTTTAGATGTTGCTGTCGGTACTGCTAATTTACTTTCAACTATTTACAACAGTTTAATGTTGAAGAAGATTAAGGTAGATGCTGAAGGAGTGGATATTGATGACTTGCTTTTATCGTTAGCCGCAGTGGGAACAGCTTTGCAACGTCAAACAGTTCGCTTGACACATCAAGACGTATTGCAGGACCTTTTGATTGACCCTGTAGATGTTGTCATGGGTGATTTGCCAGTTGGTTATTATCCAGTTGATGATCGTGCTAAACGATTCAAAACAGCTGCTAAGGAAGGACATTCTTACGCGCATCATTTAATGATTGAACAAAGTATCGGTTATTTAAAGGAAGGCGGACTAGGTGTATTCCTTGTTCCATCACAGCTTTTTGAAACGGAAGAAGCGTCAGCTTTAACTAAATTCATTCAAGAGTCTAGTTATTTGCAAGGTATGCTTCATTTGCCAAAAGAATTATTCAAGACTGAGCATTCACGTAAATCAATTCTCTTGATTCAAAAGAAAGGTGCTACTGCCAAACAAGCGAAACAAGTTTTACTTGCAGAAATTCCAGACTTTAAAAATCAACAAGCGATGCTCCATTTTATGAATGAAGTCGATACTTGGAAAAAAGAGAATATTTAA
- a CDS encoding amino acid ABC transporter permease: MIIELLPSLLEGLKTTLLLFFVILIISIPLGFLVAVIRVYAPKPISILIQLYIYIMRGSPLLLQLMIVFFGLPMVGISLDRFTAAIIAFGLNYTAYYAEIFRGGILSVPVGQFEAIQVLGIGRIRGFQRIIIPQVFRVVLPSVGNEIISLVKDTSLIYVIGLGELLRAGQIAANTYASLTPFVAVGIIYLAITGIVTVGLNVFEKRIDF, encoded by the coding sequence ATGATTATAGAACTACTTCCATCGTTATTAGAAGGTCTGAAAACAACGTTATTGCTATTTTTTGTTATCTTAATTATTAGTATCCCACTAGGTTTCTTAGTGGCGGTTATTCGGGTCTATGCCCCTAAGCCAATTTCTATTCTAATTCAACTATATATCTATATTATGCGTGGATCGCCATTGTTACTACAATTAATGATTGTTTTCTTTGGATTGCCGATGGTTGGTATTAGTTTAGATCGCTTCACAGCAGCGATTATTGCTTTTGGTTTAAATTATACTGCCTATTATGCAGAAATTTTTCGTGGTGGAATATTATCTGTTCCGGTTGGACAATTTGAAGCTATTCAAGTACTAGGCATTGGTAGAATTCGTGGTTTTCAACGAATTATTATTCCGCAAGTTTTTCGTGTAGTCTTACCTTCTGTTGGAAATGAAATTATTTCTTTAGTGAAAGATACGTCATTAATTTATGTGATTGGTTTAGGTGAGTTATTAAGAGCTGGACAAATTGCAGCGAATACTTACGCTTCTTTAACCCCTTTTGTTGCGGTGGGAATAATTTATTTAGCTATTACGGGAATTGTTACGGTTGGCCTGAATGTATTTGAAAAGAGAATTGATTTTTAA
- a CDS encoding amino acid ABC transporter ATP-binding protein: protein MILEVKNITKKFNGIPVLQNYDFKIESGEIVTLVGKSGTGKTTLMRLINHLEKADQGSIRIDDTYLCTEKNGRSVYVPKINIRAYHNGIGMVFQDYQLFPNLTVLDNCLEAPLAQKLASKEELTNKAMTILDQVGLSDKIAVMPSTLSGGQKQRVAIARAMMLNPKILCFDEPTSALDRESTIGIGKMIQQIAAEGTGILIVTHDLEFAEDVGTRVVRSEGFIK, encoded by the coding sequence ATGATTTTAGAAGTAAAAAATATCACAAAAAAATTTAATGGTATTCCGGTTTTGCAAAACTATGATTTTAAAATAGAATCTGGTGAAATCGTTACGTTAGTTGGAAAGTCAGGAACTGGAAAAACAACGTTAATGCGATTAATTAATCATTTAGAAAAAGCAGATCAAGGTAGTATACGGATTGATGATACGTATTTATGTACAGAAAAAAATGGCAGAAGTGTGTATGTCCCTAAAATAAATATTCGCGCTTATCATAATGGAATTGGAATGGTTTTTCAAGACTATCAGTTGTTTCCTAACTTAACTGTATTAGATAACTGTTTAGAAGCTCCTTTAGCGCAAAAACTGGCTTCTAAGGAAGAGTTAACAAATAAGGCTATGACTATTTTAGATCAAGTTGGTTTATCAGATAAAATTGCGGTAATGCCAAGTACGTTATCAGGTGGTCAAAAACAGCGTGTAGCGATTGCTAGAGCGATGATGCTAAATCCTAAGATTCTTTGCTTTGACGAGCCAACATCTGCTTTAGATCGAGAATCAACAATTGGAATTGGCAAAATGATTCAACAAATTGCAGCAGAGGGTACAGGGATTTTAATTGTAACCCATGATTTAGAGTTTGCAGAAGATGTTGGAACAAGAGTTGTTCGTTCAGAAGGATTTATTAAATAG
- a CDS encoding IS3 family transposase (programmed frameshift), translating to MAKYSTEFKMNVVQNYLNGEGGMKYLAKKYGIKGISQVQIWINTYKEFGEEGLLRSRQNKTYSVQFKLDAIELYLTTEMSYREVANQFGMTNFSMIANWRKAYQENGVDGLSQPKGRPSKMPKKKNKLPAIDSSKKELTYLEALEKENLQLKIELAYLKELRRLRLMEQQQKNKHESFIASEGKFRLIDILETLGFPRSTYMYWQKRFNRENPDKPIEQEMEKIHHEHKDYGYRRMNQELRNRGILVNKKKVQRLMKKLGILVRSFTRKSRKYNSYKGTVGRVAKNRIHRHFYTSIVHQKMTTDTTEFKYYEKDHSGSLRIKKLYLNPFMDMYNSEIVSYSISEKPTAKAIMDALNGAIVKTNDCLYRRTFHSDQGWGYQMKAYSHELKKHHIFQSMSRKGNCLDNSPMENFFSILKQELYHGVIYKSYQELKQAIEHYIEYYNHSRIKEKLDWLSPVQFRKKMSLTA from the exons ATGGCAAAATATAGCACAGAATTTAAGATGAACGTTGTACAAAACTATTTAAATGGAGAAGGTGGAATGAAGTATTTAGCTAAAAAATATGGCATTAAAGGAATCTCTCAAGTACAAATTTGGATAAATACGTACAAAGAATTTGGTGAGGAAGGTCTACTTCGTAGTCGCCAAAATAAAACTTATTCTGTTCAATTCAAGTTAGATGCGATAGAGTTATATCTAACAACAGAGATGTCCTATCGAGAAGTTGCCAATCAGTTTGGAATGACCAATTTTTCTATGATTGCCAATTGGCGTAAAGCTTACCAAGAAAATGGAGTAGATGGGCTCTCACAACCGAAAGGACGTCCATCTAAAATGCCTAAAAAAAAGAATAAATTACCAGCTATTGATTCTTCAAAAAAAGAGTTAACCTATTTAGAAGCGCTAGAGAAAGAAAATCTACAGTTAAAAATTGAACTTGCCTATTTAAAAGAATTAAGGAGGTTGCGTTTGATGGAACAGCAACAGAAAAACAAGCACGAATCATTCATAGCCTCCGAGG GGAAATTCAGATTAATCGACATTCTTGAAACCCTAGGGTTTCCTAGGTCAACCTATATGTATTGGCAAAAACGCTTTAACCGTGAAAATCCAGATAAACCAATTGAACAAGAAATGGAAAAAATTCATCACGAACATAAGGATTATGGCTATCGTCGGATGAATCAAGAACTTAGAAACCGTGGTATCCTTGTGAATAAAAAGAAAGTGCAACGTTTAATGAAAAAATTAGGAATCTTGGTACGCTCATTCACACGGAAATCACGGAAATACAATTCCTATAAAGGAACTGTTGGGAGAGTGGCAAAAAATCGGATTCATCGTCATTTTTATACAAGTATTGTTCATCAAAAAATGACAACAGATACAACAGAATTTAAGTATTATGAAAAAGATCACTCGGGTAGTTTGCGTATTAAGAAACTCTATCTAAACCCGTTCATGGATATGTATAATAGCGAGATTGTCTCTTACTCAATTTCAGAGAAACCTACAGCAAAAGCGATTATGGATGCATTAAATGGAGCTATTGTGAAAACGAATGATTGCCTCTATCGCCGAACGTTCCATTCCGACCAAGGATGGGGATACCAAATGAAAGCCTATAGCCATGAATTAAAAAAGCATCATATTTTTCAAAGTATGTCTCGTAAGGGAAACTGCTTAGATAATTCTCCTATGGAGAATTTCTTTAGTATTCTCAAACAAGAACTTTACCATGGCGTTATCTACAAAAGCTACCAAGAATTAAAACAAGCGATTGAACACTATATAGAGTACTATAATCATTCTCGAATAAAAGAAAAATTAGACTGGCTAAGCCCAGTTCAATTTAGAAAGAAAATGAGTTTAACTGCGTAA
- a CDS encoding universal stress protein — protein MLQQYKRILVAVDGSEEAELAFKKAVYVANRNEAALVLTHVIDTRAFQSVSSFDGTMAEQATEQAKNTMEEYLRYAKNHNVEEVSYTIEYGSPKALIAKQIPEDQNIDLIMVGATGLNAVERIFIGSVSEYVIRHATCDVLVVRTDLENKLPPKKIK, from the coding sequence ATGTTACAACAATACAAAAGAATTTTAGTAGCTGTTGATGGATCAGAAGAAGCAGAATTAGCCTTTAAAAAGGCTGTTTATGTAGCGAATCGGAATGAAGCCGCTTTAGTTCTAACTCACGTTATTGACACTCGCGCTTTCCAAAGCGTCTCTAGCTTTGATGGAACAATGGCTGAACAAGCTACGGAGCAAGCAAAGAACACAATGGAAGAATACTTGCGCTATGCTAAAAATCACAATGTTGAAGAAGTTAGTTATACGATCGAATACGGATCACCTAAAGCGCTTATTGCAAAACAAATTCCAGAAGATCAAAATATCGACTTAATCATGGTTGGAGCAACTGGTTTAAATGCCGTTGAACGAATCTTTATTGGTTCAGTTTCAGAATATGTTATTCGTCACGCAACTTGTGATGTCTTAGTTGTTCGTACCGATTTAGAAAATAAATTGCCACCAAAAAAAATCAAATAA
- a CDS encoding acetate/propionate family kinase, whose protein sequence is MSKTIAINAGSSSLKWQLFEMPSETVIAKGIVERIGLPESIFTIKYGEGQKFEVIEDMENHEVAIELLLKKLVELNIIANFDEITGVGHRVVAGGEIFKDSAVIDDKVLSQIEELSELAPLHNPANATGIKAFKKMLPNITSVAVFDTSFHTTMPKVSYLYSIPMSYYEDFAARKYGAHGTSHKYVSERAAEMLGKPIEELKLISCHLGNGASITAIDGGKSVDTSMGFTPLAGVTMGTRSGDIDPSLIAYLMGKLNITDINEFIDILNKKSGLLGLSGISSDMREIEAAEHTNENAFIALRIFADRVKKYIGSYAATMNGVDAIIFTAGIGENGPEIREEIINGVTFLGTEMDAEANKVRGKERVISTPESKVKVLLIPTDEEVMIARDVERLGK, encoded by the coding sequence ATGTCAAAAACAATTGCAATCAATGCCGGAAGTTCTAGTTTAAAATGGCAATTATTCGAAATGCCTTCAGAAACAGTTATCGCTAAAGGAATCGTAGAAAGAATTGGTTTACCAGAATCAATCTTTACAATCAAATATGGCGAAGGTCAAAAATTTGAAGTGATTGAAGACATGGAAAATCATGAAGTAGCAATTGAATTGTTGCTTAAAAAATTAGTTGAGTTAAATATTATTGCGAACTTCGACGAAATTACTGGTGTTGGTCATCGTGTTGTTGCTGGTGGCGAAATTTTTAAAGATTCTGCTGTCATTGATGATAAAGTTTTATCACAAATCGAAGAATTATCTGAATTAGCACCCTTACACAATCCAGCTAATGCTACTGGAATTAAAGCATTCAAAAAAATGTTACCAAATATTACAAGTGTGGCTGTATTTGATACATCTTTCCACACAACAATGCCTAAAGTAAGCTACTTGTACAGCATTCCAATGTCTTATTATGAAGATTTTGCAGCACGTAAATATGGTGCTCACGGAACTTCTCATAAATATGTTTCAGAACGTGCAGCTGAAATGTTAGGTAAACCAATTGAAGAATTAAAATTAATTTCTTGTCATTTAGGTAACGGTGCTTCAATCACTGCTATCGATGGTGGAAAATCTGTTGATACTTCAATGGGCTTCACTCCGCTTGCAGGTGTGACAATGGGAACTCGTTCAGGCGATATCGATCCTTCATTGATTGCTTATTTAATGGGTAAATTAAACATTACAGATATTAATGAATTCATTGATATTTTAAATAAAAAATCAGGTCTTTTAGGACTTTCAGGTATTTCAAGTGATATGCGTGAAATCGAAGCAGCTGAACACACAAACGAAAATGCGTTTATCGCACTTAGAATTTTCGCTGACCGTGTTAAAAAATATATCGGTTCATATGCTGCGACAATGAATGGTGTAGATGCAATCATCTTTACAGCTGGTATTGGTGAAAATGGTCCAGAAATCCGTGAAGAAATCATCAATGGTGTGACTTTCTTAGGAACAGAAATGGATGCAGAAGCGAATAAAGTTCGTGGGAAAGAACGTGTTATTTCAACTCCGGAATCAAAAGTAAAAGTATTATTAATTCCGACAGATGAAGAAGTTATGATTGCTCGTGACGTTGAACGTTTAGGCAAATAA
- a CDS encoding replication-associated recombination protein A: MNQPLAFRMRPTNIDQIVGQTHLVGEGKIIRRMVESKMLSSMILYGPPGIGKTSIASAIAGSTKYAFRTLNAATDTKKDLQIVVEEARMSGTVILLLDEVHRLDKPKQDFLLPHLENGRVVMIGATTENPYITINPAIRSRTQIFELKPLSIEDIEKAIESALNDPVHGLGTQSIELTKEALLHFARATNGDLRSSLNGLELAAKSTHPAVDGIIRIDLEVAEECVQRKALTHDKDGDAHYDVISALQKSVRGSDVNAALHYMARLVEAGDLPIIARRLMVIAYEDIGLANPAAAARTVTAVQAAEKLGFPEARIPLATAIVDLCLSPKSNSTYVAIDAALSDIRAGKSGDVPDHLRDSHYKGAKDLGRGIDYKYPHAYPDAWVNQQYLPDKLKNAIYYEPNFTGKYEASLANQYDKINQKKKTRE, translated from the coding sequence ATGAATCAACCATTAGCTTTTCGGATGCGTCCGACAAATATCGATCAAATCGTTGGTCAAACCCATCTTGTTGGCGAAGGTAAGATTATTCGTCGTATGGTGGAGTCAAAAATGCTTTCCTCTATGATCCTTTATGGACCACCTGGAATTGGAAAAACGAGTATTGCCAGTGCTATTGCCGGCTCAACAAAATACGCCTTTAGAACCTTGAATGCCGCTACTGATACCAAGAAAGATTTACAGATTGTTGTTGAAGAAGCTCGAATGAGTGGAACAGTCATTCTCTTATTGGATGAAGTCCATCGTTTAGATAAACCAAAACAAGATTTTTTATTGCCTCATTTAGAAAATGGTCGTGTTGTCATGATTGGGGCAACAACAGAGAATCCTTATATTACAATCAATCCTGCGATTCGTAGTCGAACACAGATTTTTGAACTAAAACCTTTATCTATTGAAGATATCGAAAAGGCGATTGAATCAGCTCTAAATGATCCGGTACACGGATTAGGTACGCAATCAATCGAATTAACTAAAGAAGCCCTACTCCACTTTGCTAGAGCAACTAATGGTGACCTACGTAGTTCATTAAACGGACTCGAATTAGCCGCAAAATCAACCCATCCTGCTGTTGATGGTATCATTAGAATTGATTTAGAAGTGGCAGAAGAATGTGTTCAACGAAAAGCTCTCACTCACGATAAAGATGGGGATGCCCACTACGATGTTATTTCTGCATTGCAAAAATCTGTTCGTGGTAGCGATGTGAATGCTGCATTGCATTATATGGCTCGTTTAGTCGAAGCAGGTGATTTACCCATTATTGCCCGACGTTTAATGGTCATTGCCTATGAAGATATTGGATTAGCGAATCCCGCCGCTGCCGCACGAACTGTAACTGCTGTACAAGCAGCAGAAAAACTGGGCTTTCCGGAAGCTCGAATTCCGTTAGCAACTGCTATAGTTGATCTCTGCCTTTCACCAAAATCTAATTCGACTTACGTAGCGATAGATGCCGCCCTTAGTGATATTCGGGCTGGAAAAAGTGGAGATGTACCCGATCACCTTCGCGACTCTCATTACAAAGGGGCTAAGGATTTAGGTCGTGGCATTGACTATAAATATCCCCATGCCTATCCTGACGCTTGGGTCAATCAGCAATATCTCCCTGATAAACTAAAAAATGCAATTTACTATGAACCAAATTTTACAGGAAAATACGAAGCTAGCTTGGCAAATCAGTACGATAAAATCAATCAAAAGAAAAAAACGAGAGAGTAG
- a CDS encoding amino acid ABC transporter substrate-binding protein gives MKKKLIWISLLLLAVIIGGCSSQPVAKEKGKEKVIIGLDDTFVPMGYRDSNGKIVGFDVDLANEFGKRMNMEIEFQPIDWSMKETELNSGNIDLIWNGYAKNAEREEKVNFSQTYLEVGQVIIVLKDSPIQTKADLKGKTVAAQQSSSAVSILAKDAPDLLKSFKGGEMITYASNNDVFNDLDSGRSEAIIVGGTYGRYTIKQKGAEKYRILKDDFGVEEVAVGVRKKDTALLKKVNQALTEMKEDGTQEKIKAKWFSE, from the coding sequence ATGAAAAAGAAATTAATTTGGATTAGTTTGCTTTTACTGGCTGTTATCATTGGGGGATGTAGCAGCCAGCCAGTTGCAAAAGAAAAAGGCAAGGAAAAGGTAATTATTGGGTTAGATGATACGTTTGTTCCGATGGGGTATCGGGATTCAAATGGAAAAATTGTTGGATTTGATGTTGATTTAGCGAATGAGTTTGGCAAACGTATGAATATGGAAATTGAATTTCAACCAATTGATTGGTCAATGAAAGAAACAGAGTTGAACTCTGGCAATATAGACTTAATCTGGAATGGATATGCAAAAAATGCAGAACGTGAAGAAAAGGTTAACTTTAGCCAAACCTATCTTGAGGTTGGGCAAGTGATTATTGTCTTAAAGGATAGTCCGATTCAAACAAAAGCTGATTTAAAAGGAAAAACAGTTGCTGCTCAACAATCTTCCAGTGCAGTTTCGATTTTAGCCAAAGATGCACCTGATTTGTTGAAATCTTTTAAGGGCGGTGAGATGATCACCTATGCTTCTAATAATGATGTTTTTAACGATTTAGATAGTGGTCGAAGTGAAGCGATTATTGTAGGTGGAACATATGGACGCTACACAATTAAACAAAAAGGTGCTGAAAAGTATCGAATTTTAAAAGATGATTTTGGCGTAGAAGAAGTTGCTGTTGGTGTTCGCAAAAAAGATACAGCGTTGTTAAAAAAAGTGAACCAAGCTTTAACGGAAATGAAAGAGGACGGTACACAAGAAAAAATTAAAGCTAAATGGTTTAGCGAATAA
- a CDS encoding ribosomal-processing cysteine protease Prp — protein MIQASFKRNDEGNLVSFEITGHAESGPDGNDIVCAAVSALSFGATNSIEALAGFQPLVEMDEENGGELYVELIQEINREQLHIAQILLESLLLSVESIVEEYPEYVEMLK, from the coding sequence ATGATTCAAGCATCATTCAAACGTAACGACGAAGGGAATTTAGTTTCTTTTGAAATTACTGGACATGCAGAGTCAGGACCCGACGGTAACGACATCGTTTGTGCAGCCGTTTCAGCTTTATCTTTTGGAGCAACAAATAGTATTGAAGCCTTAGCTGGATTCCAACCTCTTGTAGAGATGGATGAAGAGAATGGTGGAGAGCTTTATGTTGAACTTATTCAAGAGATTAACCGTGAACAATTACACATTGCTCAGATTCTTTTAGAAAGTTTACTACTATCCGTAGAATCAATCGTAGAAGAATATCCTGAGTATGTCGAAATGCTTAAATAA
- the minD gene encoding septum site-determining protein MinD: protein MGTVIVITSGKGGVGKTTSTANIGTALALQGKKVCLIDMDIGLRNLDVILGLENRIIYDIVDVVEERAKLHQAIIKDKRFNDNLYLLPAAQNADKSSVNAEQMQDIIAILRPDYDYILIDCPAGIEQGFKNSIAAADSAIVVTTPEISAVRDADRIIGLLEQTEMTPPRLIINRIRKRMMQDGEVLDIDEITKHLSIDLLGIVFDDDSVIRSSNKGDPIVLDPKNPASLGYRNIARRILGETVPLMSLKKEKKSFFQKLFGK, encoded by the coding sequence ATGGGGACAGTAATTGTCATTACATCTGGTAAAGGTGGAGTAGGGAAAACAACATCAACTGCTAATATTGGAACAGCTTTGGCTTTACAAGGGAAGAAAGTTTGTTTAATCGATATGGATATTGGACTTCGTAACTTGGATGTTATCCTGGGATTAGAAAATCGTATTATTTATGATATTGTTGATGTTGTTGAAGAACGTGCTAAATTACATCAAGCAATTATAAAAGATAAACGCTTTAATGATAATCTTTATCTATTACCTGCGGCTCAAAATGCAGATAAAAGTTCAGTTAATGCAGAGCAAATGCAAGATATCATTGCTATTTTGCGTCCAGATTATGATTATATATTGATTGATTGTCCGGCTGGTATTGAACAAGGCTTTAAAAATTCAATTGCAGCTGCAGATAGTGCGATTGTAGTAACGACCCCTGAGATTTCAGCTGTTCGTGATGCTGATCGAATTATTGGGCTGTTAGAGCAAACTGAAATGACACCACCACGTCTAATTATTAATCGTATTCGTAAGCGTATGATGCAAGACGGTGAAGTTTTAGATATTGATGAAATTACGAAACATCTTTCAATTGATTTGTTAGGAATTGTTTTTGATGATGATAGTGTGATTCGTTCTTCTAATAAGGGAGATCCAATTGTATTAGACCCTAAAAATCCAGCTTCATTAGGTTATCGTAATATTGCTCGTCGCATATTAGGTGAAACAGTACCGTTGATGTCACTAAAAAAAGAGAAAAAAAGTTTTTTTCAAAAACTATTTGGCAAATAA